The following proteins are encoded in a genomic region of Bicyclus anynana chromosome 12, ilBicAnyn1.1, whole genome shotgun sequence:
- the LOC112048522 gene encoding odorant receptor 4-like, whose translation MVVRSLKNIFLKSYFDYDSPFDLFKFHPQLRICLMLNGIFFNNPESPLRFIFPVLSGTVSLIAASLEAIFIYHGVTVKDYSFATECFCYFIILTLIPLIYTSMILNRKKIMDLLNSMNRDFLYICSLGSKYRSTFLEGQLLIWRLYLAWFMYIVSIDLTYLGTTIAILMYQSLFATQTENIVRPLMFPLWLPEDDPYRTPNYEIFMFWEIVLMLIVIQTICSYVYLLFHILLHHYYLMSMIIFDCEVLFVGLDESVVRLPKHDPRRMGVQTILNSRMRRIVKWHNLVFQSIEAVSSIFGPPLVYQVMFSSVPISLMAYQVADSLDHGKLNVTFAMLGIAICLQLWIPCYLGTLIRNKAFSVGDAMWSSGWHETPLGRLLRADITLVIMRSQLPVSIKFTGLPNLELETFSSIMSTSYSYFTLLRQYTGNNKT comes from the exons ATGGTAGTGCGAAGTCTGAAGAATATCTTTCTGAAGAGTTACTTTGATTATGACAGCCCTTTTgatctttttaaatttcatccacAACTAAGAATTTGTCTCATGCtaaatggaatattttttaataatcccgagtctcctctgag ATTTATTTTTCCAGTATTAAGCGGTACCGTGTCATTAATAGCGGCATCATTAGAAGCGATCTTCATTTATCACGGAGTAACAGTGAAGGATTATTCGTTTGCAACAGAATGTTTCTGTTATTTCATCATTTTAACTCTCATTCCCTTGATTTATACAAGTATGATTTTAAATAGGAAGAAGATCATGGATCTGCTTAACTCTATGAACAGGGATTTTCTGTATATTTGCAGTTTGGGGTCGAAGTATAG AAGCACGTTTTTAGAAGGACAACTGCTGATATGGCGGCTATACTTAGCGTGGTTCATGTATATCGTATCTATCGACTTAACTTACTTGGGAACGacaatag ctaTACTTATGTATCAAAGTTTGTTTGCAACTCAAACTGAAAATATAGTTAGACCCCTTATGTTTCCGCTATGGCTGCCTGAAGACGATCCTTATCGCACCCcaaattacgaaattttcatgTTTTGGGAAATAGTTCTCATGTTGATCGTCATACAAACGATCTGct CATACGTCTACTTACTATTTCATATTCTGCTCCATCACTATTACCTGATGAGTATGATCATCTTTGACTGCGAAGTGCTGTTCGTTGGTTTGGATGAGAGCGTGGTGCGATTGCCCAAACATGACCCTCGTCGGATGGGTGTGCAAACAATCCTGAACAGCAGGATGAGACGAATTGTTAAATGGCATAATTTGGTTTttca gTCTATCGAAGCAGTTTCATCAATCTTCGGACCACCGCTTGTTTACCAAGTAATGTTCAGTTCAGTTCCCATTTCTTTGATGGCATATCAAGTAGCTGAT TCGTTAGACCACGGCAAATTGAACGTCACGTTTGCAATGCTGGGTATTGCGATATGTCTTCAGCTCTGGATACCGTGCTACCTCGGAACACTGATCAGAAACAAG GCATTTTCCGTGGGCGACGCCATGTGGAGCAGCGGTTGGCACGAGACGCCGCTGGGCCGGCTGCTGCGCGCAGACATCACGCTGGTCATCATGCGCTCCCAACTCCCTGTCAGCATCAAGTTCACGGGGCTGCCCAACCTGGAGCTCGAGACTTTCTCCTCG
- the LOC112048524 gene encoding odorant receptor 13a — MDDSASEPLKPASFQNHNDLNFIDFLLLQESRRTFNLHNMRFIWPVLSCTMTLMASSFEATFIYHGVAVKDYSFATECFCYFIILTIIPLIYTSMILNRQKIVDILNSMNRDFLYICSLGSKYRSTFLKGQLLIWQLCLAWYMFIISVDLTYLGTTIAILMYQSLFATQTENIVRPLIFPIWLPEDDPYRTPNYEIFMFWEIVLMLIVIQTACAYVYLLFHILLHHYYLMSMINFDCEVLFVGLDESVVRLPKHDPRRMGVQTILNSRMRRIVKWHNLVFQSIEAVSSIFGPPIVYQVMFSSLLISLTAYQVAESLDHGKLNVMFAMLGIAMCLQLWIPCYLGTLFRNKAFSVGDAMWSSGWHETPLGRLLRADITLVIMRSQLPVSIKFTGLPNLELETFSSIMSTSYSYFTLLRQYTGNKKT; from the exons ATTTATTTGGCCAGTATTAAGCTGTACCATGACATTAATGGCGTCATCATTTGAAGCGACTTTCATTTATCACGGAGTAGCAGTGAAGGATTATTCGTTTGCAACAGAATGTTTCTGTTATTTCATCATTTTAACTATCATTCCCTTGATTTATACAAGTATGATTTTAAATAGGCAGAAGATCGTGGATATTCTTAACTCTATGAACAGGGATTTTCTGTATATTTGCAGTTTGGGGTCGAAGTATAG AAGCACGTTTTTAAAAGGACAACTGCTGATATGGCAGCTATGCTTAGCGTGGTACATGTTTATCATATCTGTTGACTTAACCTACTTGGGAACGACAATAG ctaTACTTATGTATCAAAGTTTGTTTGCAACTCAAACTGAAAATATAGTTAGACCCCTTATTTTTCCGATATGGCTGCCTGAAGACGATCCTTATCGCACCCcaaattacgaaattttcatgTTTTGGGAGATAGTTCTCATGTTGATCGTCATACAAACGGCCTGcg CATACGTCTACTTACTATTTCATATTCTGCTCCATCACTATTACCTGATGAGTATGATCAACTTCGACTGCGAAGTGCTGTTCGTCGGTTTGGATGAGAGCGTGGTGCGATTGCCCAAACATGACCCTCGTCGGATGGGTGTGCAAACAATCCTGAACAGCAGGATGAGACGAATTGTTAAATGGCATAATTTGGTTTttca gTCTATCGAAGCAGTTTCATCAATCTTCGGACCGCCGATTGTTTACCAAGTAATGTTCAGTTCACTTCTCATTTCTTTGACGGCATATCAAGTAGctgaa TCGTTAGACCACGGCAAATTGAACGTCATGTTTGCAATGCTGGGTATTGCGATGTGTCTTCAGCTCTGGATACCGTGCTACCTCGGAACACTGTTCAGAAACAAG GCATTTTCCGTGGGCGACGCCATGTGGAGTAGCGGTTGGCACGAGACGCCGCTGGGCCGGCTGCTGCGCGCAGACATCACGCTGGTCATCATGCGCTCCCAACTCCCTGTCAGCATCAAGTTCACGGGGCTGCCCAACCTGGAGCTCGAGACTTTCTCCTCG ATAATGAGTACATCTTATTCGTACTTCACCTTACTGCGCCAATATACGggtaacaaaaaaacataa